The following coding sequences are from one Kushneria phosphatilytica window:
- a CDS encoding anthranilate synthase component II, whose protein sequence is MSARVLMIDNYDSFTYNIVQYLGELGAEVDTIRNDTLTLEQIEQRDFSHLVISPGPCSPSEAGISLAVIERFAGRVPIFGVCLGFQAIGQVFGGEVVRADKVMHGKTSMIAHHQQGVFEGLENPLEVTRYHSLMVEDKTLPECLEVTARTVDDDVTPGMIMGFRHRQLDIEGVLFHPESILSRQGHELLANFLKRVPAEASRKETAPA, encoded by the coding sequence ATGAGCGCACGTGTGCTGATGATCGACAATTACGACAGCTTCACCTACAACATCGTCCAGTATCTGGGTGAGCTGGGTGCAGAAGTCGATACCATTCGGAACGACACGCTGACGCTGGAACAGATCGAACAGCGTGATTTTTCACACCTGGTGATCTCTCCGGGGCCCTGTAGTCCCAGCGAAGCGGGTATTTCGCTTGCCGTTATCGAGCGTTTTGCCGGGCGTGTACCGATTTTTGGGGTCTGTCTGGGCTTTCAGGCGATCGGTCAGGTCTTCGGCGGGGAAGTCGTGCGTGCCGATAAGGTCATGCACGGCAAGACCTCTATGATTGCGCATCATCAGCAAGGGGTATTCGAAGGGTTGGAAAACCCGCTGGAAGTCACCCGTTATCACTCTCTGATGGTCGAAGACAAAACGCTACCGGAGTGTCTTGAGGTCACGGCGCGTACCGTCGATGATGATGTCACTCCCGGAATGATCATGGGCTTCCGGCATCGTCAGCTCGATATCGAGGGCGTGTTGTTTCACCCCGAATCCATCCTGTCGCGCCAGGGGCATGAGCTGCTGGCCAACTTCCTCAAGCGCGTGCCTGCCGAAGCGTCGCGAAAAGAGACGGCGCCGGCCTGA
- a CDS encoding efflux RND transporter permease subunit has protein sequence MSLSEPFIRRPIATALLTLAVVLSGMLAYVRLPIAPLPDVAFPSIVVSAQLSGANPQTMASTVATPLERSLGQIAGINQMSSSSSRGTTRITIQFDLDKDVNEAAREVQAAINRAEPLLPSAMTSSPTYRKLNPSSAPIMILALTSDAISQGERYNLADDVIAPRIAQVEGVGDVNVGGSSSPAVRVDLDPRSLEHAGLALGDVRQAITAANSNRPKGFIDGERHRFMLDSNSQLFEASDYRQLILRSDDSGHVLRLGDVARVTNGVEDEQRIGFLNHQPAVLLVISASAGANIIRTIEGIRDRMPAIEQALPGDAHLDVVLDRSPGIQASLNETQLTLILAVVLVVLVVFVFLRSGRATLIPCAAIPVSLIGTFGIMHLLGYSLDTLSLMALVVAIGFIVDDAIVVVENIARHLERGEAPFQAALQGAREVGFTVLSMSLSLIAVFIPLLLLGGLIGRLFHEFAMTLAIAIMVSLLISLTLTPMLCARWLRVTDERQHTPLWKRIIERSGSLITRAYARSLDFSLRHRRLTLLSLIAVIVLNGYLYTAIDKGFVPDQDTGRLLGFARGDQSLSFQAMSHKLDHMRDRLLADPDVNRVLGFIGGGRDGSSSEATLFITLKDNRSANTSATANRLSAMFRDTAGLNVFMFGLQDLRAGSHDSSSGQYELTLKSDDLALLRKWEPRVTQALRGLDDITGVDSDSRTSGQAMMVVVDRDKASRLGVNMQAVDEVLQNSFSQRKVSSVYQGTNQYYVVMEVGKAWQNSPQALQGIHVIDGDGERIPLSAIAHLKRSTTPVSVQHEGQFAATTISFNTVTGVTLDQATTAISRQLDELNLPIDIQADFGGSAASFQSGVAAMPWLILAALLAVYLVLGILYESYIHPLTILSTLPSAGIGALLALMLLNKPFTLIALIGIILLIGVVKKNAIMLVDFALDAERSRALSAREAIYEAAMVRFRPIMMTTLAAILGAIPLTLGTDENAALRAPLGISIIGGLLVSQLLTLYTTPVVYLYLDRLRRR, from the coding sequence GTGAGTCTGTCGGAACCCTTCATCAGACGACCGATTGCCACCGCCCTGTTAACGCTGGCGGTGGTGCTCTCGGGCATGCTGGCCTACGTACGTCTGCCGATCGCGCCCCTGCCCGATGTTGCCTTTCCGAGTATTGTGGTCAGTGCTCAACTCTCGGGCGCCAATCCGCAAACCATGGCCTCGACGGTGGCTACACCGCTGGAGCGATCGCTGGGCCAGATTGCCGGCATCAACCAGATGTCTTCGTCGAGTTCACGCGGCACGACGCGCATCACGATTCAGTTTGACCTCGACAAGGACGTCAACGAAGCCGCTCGCGAGGTGCAGGCCGCCATCAACCGGGCCGAGCCGCTGCTACCCAGCGCCATGACCAGTTCACCGACCTACAGGAAGCTCAACCCATCAAGCGCGCCGATCATGATTCTGGCATTGACCTCGGATGCCATCAGTCAGGGAGAACGCTATAACCTTGCCGATGACGTTATCGCCCCCCGTATTGCCCAGGTCGAAGGTGTGGGTGATGTCAATGTCGGCGGCAGTTCCTCACCCGCCGTACGGGTCGATCTCGACCCTCGGTCACTGGAGCATGCCGGACTGGCTCTTGGCGATGTGCGTCAGGCAATTACAGCGGCCAACAGCAATCGTCCCAAGGGCTTCATCGACGGCGAGCGCCACCGTTTCATGCTCGACAGTAACAGCCAGTTGTTCGAAGCTTCGGACTATCGCCAGCTGATACTGCGCAGCGACGACAGTGGTCATGTGCTGCGTCTGGGTGATGTTGCCAGAGTCACCAACGGTGTCGAGGATGAACAACGCATCGGCTTTCTCAATCATCAGCCTGCGGTACTGCTGGTTATCAGTGCCTCTGCCGGTGCCAACATCATTCGTACCATCGAAGGCATTCGCGATCGCATGCCGGCCATCGAACAGGCCTTGCCGGGCGATGCCCATCTCGATGTCGTACTGGACCGTTCCCCGGGCATTCAGGCGTCACTCAATGAAACCCAGCTGACCCTGATACTGGCGGTCGTGCTGGTGGTACTGGTTGTCTTCGTATTCCTGCGCAGCGGACGCGCCACCCTGATCCCCTGCGCTGCCATTCCGGTCTCGCTGATCGGCACCTTCGGCATCATGCATCTGCTGGGGTATTCACTGGATACGCTATCGCTGATGGCACTGGTGGTCGCTATCGGCTTCATTGTTGATGATGCCATCGTGGTGGTCGAAAACATTGCCCGCCATCTCGAGCGCGGTGAGGCGCCCTTTCAGGCGGCGCTCCAGGGAGCACGCGAAGTCGGCTTTACCGTGCTATCGATGAGCCTGTCATTGATTGCCGTCTTCATTCCCCTGTTATTGCTGGGGGGGCTGATCGGTCGCCTTTTCCATGAGTTCGCCATGACGCTGGCCATCGCGATCATGGTGTCACTGCTGATCTCGCTCACCCTGACGCCGATGCTGTGCGCTCGCTGGCTTCGGGTGACGGATGAACGTCAGCATACCCCCCTGTGGAAACGCATTATCGAACGCAGCGGCAGCCTGATCACTCGGGCATACGCGCGCAGCCTTGATTTTTCGCTGCGCCATCGCCGTCTGACACTGCTCTCGCTAATCGCTGTCATCGTCCTTAATGGCTATCTCTATACCGCTATCGACAAGGGCTTCGTACCTGATCAGGACACGGGTCGATTACTGGGGTTTGCTCGTGGCGATCAAAGCCTCTCCTTTCAGGCCATGAGCCACAAGCTCGATCACATGCGAGACCGCCTGCTGGCAGACCCGGACGTCAACCGGGTGCTGGGATTCATCGGCGGCGGCCGGGATGGCAGCAGCAGTGAAGCGACCCTGTTCATCACGCTCAAGGACAATCGCAGCGCCAACACCAGTGCAACAGCCAATCGGCTGAGCGCCATGTTCCGCGACACGGCCGGACTCAATGTTTTCATGTTCGGCCTGCAGGATCTGCGTGCGGGCAGTCATGACAGCAGCAGCGGCCAGTATGAACTGACACTGAAAAGTGATGACCTTGCGCTGCTGAGGAAGTGGGAACCCCGGGTCACCCAGGCGCTGCGGGGACTTGACGACATCACCGGGGTAGACAGCGACAGTCGTACCAGTGGTCAGGCGATGATGGTGGTCGTGGACCGTGACAAGGCGTCACGGCTGGGTGTGAACATGCAGGCTGTCGATGAGGTACTGCAGAACTCCTTCAGCCAGCGCAAGGTCTCCAGCGTTTACCAGGGCACCAACCAGTACTATGTGGTCATGGAGGTGGGCAAGGCCTGGCAGAACTCCCCCCAGGCACTGCAAGGCATTCATGTTATCGATGGCGATGGCGAGCGCATTCCGCTCTCTGCCATTGCTCATCTCAAGCGCAGCACGACCCCGGTGAGTGTTCAGCACGAGGGCCAGTTCGCAGCCACCACTATCTCCTTCAATACCGTCACCGGCGTTACTCTCGATCAGGCGACTACTGCCATCAGCCGACAGCTGGATGAGCTCAACCTGCCGATCGACATCCAGGCTGACTTCGGTGGCAGTGCCGCTTCCTTCCAGAGCGGTGTTGCCGCCATGCCGTGGCTGATTCTTGCCGCCCTGCTGGCGGTCTATCTGGTACTGGGTATCCTTTATGAGAGCTATATTCATCCGCTCACCATCCTCTCCACCCTGCCTTCGGCCGGCATCGGTGCACTGCTGGCACTGATGCTGCTGAACAAGCCCTTCACGCTGATTGCCCTGATCGGCATCATTCTGCTGATCGGCGTGGTCAAGAAAAATGCCATCATGCTGGTGGATTTTGCCCTCGACGCCGAACGCTCCCGCGCTCTGAGCGCCCGGGAAGCCATTTACGAAGCGGCCATGGTCCGCTTTCGTCCAATCATGATGACCACCCTGGCCGCCATCCTGGGTGCCATTCCCCTCACACTGGGGACCGACGAAAACGCGGCGTTACGTGCGCCACTGGGCATCTCGATCATCGGCGGGCTGCTGGTCAGTCAGCTGCTGACGCTCTATACCACCCCCGTGGTCTATCTCTACCTGGATCGTTTGCGACGCCGCTGA
- a CDS encoding multidrug efflux RND transporter permease subunit yields the protein MNPSRLFILRPVATSLVMMAILIAGILAYRLLPVASLPQVDYPTIQVRTLYPGAGPDVMLSNVTAPLEDELGEISGLEDMRSTSTGGASVITLRFGLDTDLGVAEQGVQAAINQADNLLPDDLPMPPSYSKVNPADAPVMTLAVRSDSLPLTRVYDLVDTRMIPKLAQVSGVGLVSLAGGHQPAVRVRVNPRALASRGLDLEAVREAIASANVNQAKGSINGPYRALSIDANDQLTSADEYRQLILKSNDDGAVVRLQDVARVTNGSENAWLAAWANRDKAVIVNIQRQPGANVISVANAIKQMLPNLERSVPGNIDIRVLTDRTTTIRASVHDVQFELVLAVALVVMVTFLFLRNIPATLIPSLAVPLSLVGTFAVMHLAGFSLNNLTLMALTIATGFVIDDAIVVLENIMRHVERGERARDAALRGSREIGFTIVSLTVSLLAVLIPLLFMGDVVGRLFREFAITLAIAIVISAFVSLTLTPMLCSLMLRRRGETPAREEEDDVEALMRQRSGLFGRLHGGYDRALRWVLNHQRLTLLVAAATFVVTAGLYLSIAKGLFPTQDTGVIRGISEAEQSTSFKAMAHRQQQLADLILKDPAVESLSSYIGIDGTNNTLNTGRFQINLKPIDERKASATEISRRLSEQARQIAGITLYLQPIQDLTLEDTISRNQYQFTLTNGDRQQLESVVPAMLHELRQSPAIASATTDLQNNGLALRLKVDRDRANRLGVTMADIDATLYDAFGQRLISTIFTQSNQYRVVLSVSQAQQDGPSAIDHLYVTNDNDDQVPLSTLVSIDTRPRALSIQRENQFPAALISFDVAPGHSLSEAFNAIDQARQDTALTSDTRLEYQGSARSFAGSTSNTLWLILAAIVTMYIVLGILYESFIHPLTILSTLPSAAIGALLALILTGHELGMVGIIGIILLIGIVKKNAIMMIDFALQAQRHDHMPPREAIYRAALLRFRPIMMTTFAALLGAVPLMLASGYGAELRQPLGLSMVGGLLVSQLLTLFTTPVIYLAFERLAPQRIVSDATRQDGAS from the coding sequence ATGAATCCATCGCGCCTGTTCATACTTCGCCCTGTTGCCACCTCGCTGGTCATGATGGCGATTCTGATCGCCGGCATTCTCGCTTATCGTTTACTGCCGGTCGCATCGCTACCGCAGGTGGACTACCCCACCATTCAGGTCAGAACGCTTTATCCCGGGGCCGGTCCGGATGTCATGCTCTCCAATGTTACCGCCCCATTGGAGGATGAGCTCGGCGAGATTTCAGGGCTGGAAGATATGCGTTCGACCAGCACCGGGGGGGCTTCGGTCATTACGCTGCGCTTTGGTCTGGATACCGACCTGGGCGTTGCCGAACAGGGGGTACAGGCTGCCATCAATCAGGCGGATAACCTGCTGCCGGATGACCTGCCCATGCCGCCCAGTTACAGCAAGGTCAATCCTGCTGACGCACCGGTCATGACGCTGGCAGTCCGATCCGACTCACTCCCGCTGACGCGGGTCTACGACCTGGTCGATACCCGCATGATTCCAAAGCTTGCTCAGGTCTCCGGCGTCGGTCTGGTCTCGCTTGCCGGAGGGCATCAGCCAGCCGTACGTGTCCGGGTCAACCCTCGCGCCCTGGCGTCACGCGGGCTCGATCTGGAGGCGGTACGTGAAGCGATTGCCAGTGCCAATGTCAACCAGGCCAAGGGCAGCATCAATGGCCCCTATCGGGCATTGAGCATTGATGCCAACGATCAGCTGACATCAGCCGATGAATATCGCCAGCTGATCCTCAAGTCGAACGATGACGGTGCCGTCGTACGCCTGCAGGATGTTGCCCGCGTCACCAATGGCTCGGAAAACGCCTGGTTGGCCGCATGGGCCAATCGCGACAAGGCAGTCATCGTCAATATTCAGCGTCAGCCTGGCGCCAATGTCATCAGCGTGGCCAATGCCATCAAGCAGATGCTGCCGAATCTGGAGCGGTCGGTGCCGGGCAATATCGATATCCGGGTCTTGACCGATCGCACCACAACCATTCGTGCCTCGGTCCATGATGTCCAGTTCGAACTGGTGCTGGCGGTCGCGCTGGTGGTCATGGTGACCTTCCTGTTTCTGCGCAATATTCCTGCCACCCTCATTCCCAGCCTGGCCGTACCGCTCTCGCTGGTGGGCACCTTCGCCGTCATGCATCTGGCCGGGTTCAGTCTCAACAACCTGACGCTGATGGCACTCACCATTGCTACCGGTTTCGTGATCGACGATGCCATTGTGGTACTGGAAAACATCATGCGTCATGTGGAGCGTGGCGAACGGGCGCGCGATGCCGCGCTGCGGGGCTCCCGGGAAATCGGTTTCACCATCGTGTCGCTGACGGTCTCGCTGCTCGCCGTACTCATTCCACTGCTGTTCATGGGCGATGTGGTCGGGCGTCTGTTCCGCGAATTCGCGATTACGCTGGCCATAGCCATTGTGATCTCGGCTTTCGTCTCGCTGACCCTGACCCCGATGCTCTGCTCGCTCATGCTGCGACGACGCGGCGAGACGCCCGCCAGAGAGGAAGAAGATGACGTCGAAGCATTGATGCGTCAGCGCTCGGGTCTGTTCGGTCGACTGCACGGTGGCTACGATCGCGCCCTGCGATGGGTGCTGAATCACCAACGCCTGACCCTGTTGGTGGCCGCTGCAACCTTCGTGGTCACTGCCGGGCTGTATCTCTCCATCGCCAAGGGACTCTTTCCGACCCAGGATACCGGCGTCATACGCGGGATTTCGGAAGCCGAACAATCCACCTCCTTCAAGGCCATGGCACACCGACAGCAACAGCTGGCCGATCTCATCCTCAAGGATCCGGCTGTCGAGAGCCTCTCCTCCTACATCGGCATTGATGGCACCAACAACACCCTCAACACCGGTCGCTTTCAGATCAATCTCAAGCCGATTGACGAACGAAAAGCCAGTGCTACAGAGATCAGCCGGCGGCTGAGTGAACAGGCACGGCAGATTGCCGGGATCACCCTCTATCTCCAGCCGATTCAGGACCTCACGCTGGAAGACACCATCAGTCGCAATCAGTATCAGTTCACCCTGACCAATGGCGATCGCCAGCAGCTCGAAAGTGTCGTACCGGCCATGCTCCATGAACTGCGACAATCACCCGCCATTGCCAGTGCCACCACCGATTTGCAGAATAATGGTCTGGCGCTGCGCCTGAAGGTCGATCGTGACCGCGCCAATCGACTGGGCGTGACCATGGCCGATATCGATGCCACCCTCTACGATGCGTTCGGCCAGCGCCTGATATCGACCATTTTCACCCAATCCAATCAGTACCGAGTGGTGCTGAGTGTGTCGCAGGCACAGCAGGATGGACCTTCCGCCATCGATCATCTCTATGTCACCAACGATAATGATGACCAGGTGCCATTATCGACGCTGGTCTCCATCGACACACGCCCCCGAGCACTCTCCATCCAGCGCGAGAATCAGTTTCCAGCGGCCCTGATCTCTTTTGATGTGGCACCGGGACACTCACTGTCGGAAGCCTTCAATGCCATCGATCAGGCGCGTCAGGATACAGCGCTTACATCGGACACACGGCTTGAATATCAGGGCTCAGCGCGCAGCTTTGCCGGCTCCACCAGCAACACCCTATGGCTGATTCTGGCCGCCATCGTCACCATGTATATCGTGCTGGGGATCCTCTATGAGAGCTTCATTCATCCGCTGACCATTCTGTCTACTCTGCCCTCGGCGGCCATCGGCGCCCTGCTGGCACTGATACTGACCGGCCATGAACTCGGTATGGTCGGCATCATTGGCATCATCCTGTTGATCGGTATCGTCAAGAAGAATGCCATCATGATGATCGACTTCGCCCTGCAGGCGCAGCGGCATGATCACATGCCTCCGCGGGAAGCGATCTATCGGGCCGCCCTGCTGCGTTTCCGGCCGATCATGATGACGACCTTTGCAGCGTTGCTGGGGGCGGTCCCACTGATGCTGGCTTCCGGCTATGGTGCCGAGCTGCGTCAGCCGCTGGGGCTATCGATGGTGGGTGGGCTGCTGGTCAGCCAGCTGCTGACCCTGTTTACCACACCGGTGATCTATCTCGCCTTCGAGCGGCTGGCGCCCCAGCGCATCGTGAGCGATGCCACTCGCCAGGATGGCGCCTCGTGA
- a CDS encoding glycerophosphodiester phosphodiesterase family protein: protein MELPRLIAHRGLSHRAPENTLSAIRAAHEAGLTWVELDVQCLGDGTPVIWHDAHVVRCSDGQGLLREYTLSEARRLDVGDWFDERFAGERIATLEETLSLINELGLGLNLELKLSAGHDPHLLAESALPRALAALSRDRLLVSSFSMAALERARELDKHCALGILYEDGPPRGWASDAEQLAAFSIHPDWQSLDPDRAEEIRHHGQRLICYTVNDPERFQQWWSHGVDAIITDRPELFDNDDFDPVEATEFT from the coding sequence ATGGAGCTGCCTCGTCTGATTGCCCATCGTGGCCTGTCACATCGCGCGCCCGAAAATACGCTTTCGGCCATCCGAGCTGCGCATGAGGCCGGGCTGACCTGGGTTGAACTCGACGTACAGTGTCTTGGAGATGGCACACCGGTGATCTGGCATGACGCACATGTAGTGCGATGCAGTGATGGCCAGGGACTGCTTCGCGAGTACACCCTGAGCGAAGCAAGACGCCTTGATGTGGGTGACTGGTTCGATGAGCGTTTCGCCGGTGAGCGCATCGCCACACTGGAGGAAACGCTGTCACTGATCAACGAGCTGGGACTGGGACTCAATCTCGAACTCAAACTGAGCGCCGGCCATGACCCGCATCTGCTGGCTGAAAGCGCTCTACCACGGGCGCTGGCGGCACTGTCCCGAGACCGGCTGCTGGTGTCGAGTTTCAGCATGGCAGCACTGGAGCGAGCCCGCGAGCTTGATAAGCACTGTGCCCTCGGCATTCTCTATGAGGATGGGCCACCACGCGGCTGGGCCAGTGATGCCGAGCAATTGGCGGCCTTCAGCATTCATCCTGACTGGCAGAGCCTCGATCCCGACCGGGCCGAGGAAATTCGGCATCATGGCCAGCGTCTGATCTGCTATACGGTCAACGACCCGGAACGTTTCCAGCAGTGGTGGTCGCATGGTGTGGACGCCATCATCACTGACCGGCCGGAACTGTTCGATAATGATGATTTCGATCCCGTCGAAGCGACCGAGTTCACCTGA
- the trpD gene encoding anthranilate phosphoribosyltransferase, with translation MELKDAIRVVHARRDLTLEEMRAVMSTIMSGEADPIQMGGFLMGLAMKGETADEITAAVQVMRELMHPVHVNVDPVVDIVGTGGDGMGLFNVSSAASFAAAACGAHVAKHGGRGVSSSSGSADLLARAGISLELDPSQIARCIEEVGVGFMFAPNHHTAMRHAVAVRRALGVRTMFNILGPLTNPTGATRQVLGVYDRSLVPLLAEALRQLGSRHVLVVHSADGLDEISLAAPTHVAELNNGHIEEYVITPEELGIERQPLSSLRADDTEQSLALVQSALAGKGPEADMIALNAGAALYAADLVGSIAEGVARVRESLSRGEALDRLHTLASFSASLLSGERR, from the coding sequence ATGGAACTCAAGGATGCCATTCGCGTTGTCCACGCACGCCGCGATCTGACACTGGAAGAGATGCGTGCGGTCATGTCGACCATCATGAGCGGCGAGGCCGATCCCATTCAGATGGGCGGGTTCCTGATGGGGCTGGCCATGAAGGGCGAGACGGCGGATGAGATCACCGCGGCGGTACAGGTCATGCGTGAGCTGATGCATCCGGTGCATGTCAATGTCGACCCGGTGGTGGATATTGTCGGCACCGGCGGTGACGGCATGGGTCTTTTCAATGTCTCGAGCGCGGCCAGTTTTGCTGCCGCTGCCTGTGGGGCCCATGTGGCCAAGCATGGTGGACGGGGTGTCTCGAGCTCCTCCGGAAGTGCTGATCTGCTTGCAAGAGCGGGCATATCGCTGGAGCTTGATCCCAGCCAGATCGCACGTTGCATTGAGGAGGTCGGTGTCGGCTTCATGTTCGCGCCCAATCATCATACCGCCATGCGACATGCTGTAGCGGTGCGGCGAGCACTGGGCGTACGAACCATGTTCAATATCCTGGGGCCGTTGACCAACCCGACTGGTGCAACGCGACAGGTTCTGGGGGTTTACGATCGTTCGCTGGTGCCGCTGCTGGCGGAAGCACTGCGGCAGCTGGGCAGTCGCCATGTTCTGGTGGTGCATTCAGCCGATGGGCTCGACGAAATTTCGCTGGCAGCGCCTACCCATGTGGCGGAGCTGAATAACGGCCATATTGAAGAGTATGTCATCACGCCGGAAGAGCTGGGTATCGAAAGGCAGCCGCTGTCGTCGCTGAGGGCTGACGATACCGAGCAGAGCCTTGCGCTGGTGCAATCGGCGCTTGCCGGCAAAGGGCCTGAAGCTGACATGATTGCGCTTAATGCCGGCGCAGCACTGTATGCTGCCGATCTGGTGGGCAGCATTGCCGAAGGGGTGGCACGGGTACGCGAGTCGCTGAGCCGTGGTGAGGCGCTTGACCGATTGCACACCCTGGCCAGCTTTTCAGCTTCGTTGCTCTCCGGTGAGCGGCGCTGA
- the trpE gene encoding anthranilate synthase component I: protein MTPERFAELSDAGYNRIPVSREILADLDTPLSTYLKLADQPWTFLLESVQGGEKWGRYSIIGLPCRERIEVRGHVVRHFRDDEPIGATEAEDPLEWIDQFRTRFRVPPLEPEMRFNGGLVGYFGSETIRLIEPRLRGVEKPDPIDVPDILLLVADELVVFDNLSGRLTLLVHADPETPRALERAHQRLEALERALRDTPLTHYSPGTGRDNVAEDDFFASFSEQGYKDAVERIKEYVRAGDVMQCVPSQRMTTRYTAPPLDLYRALRSLNPSPYMFFFNLGDHHVIGASPEILARLEGDQVTLRPIAGTRHRGRTEEEDRALEEDLLNDPKERAEHVMLIDLGRNDVGRISVDGTVDLTDTMTIERYSHVMHIVSNVTGQLKPGLGPLDVLRATFPAGTLSGAPKIRALEIIDELEPVKRGVYSGAVGYLSWQGNMDMAIAIRTGVLKDGELHVQAGGGIVADSDPDAEWHETLNKRRALFRAVAMAEKGLDHLD from the coding sequence ATGACCCCCGAGCGTTTTGCTGAACTGAGTGACGCCGGCTATAACCGGATTCCGGTTTCCCGCGAGATTCTGGCCGATCTCGATACCCCTCTTTCGACCTATCTCAAGCTGGCTGATCAGCCCTGGACCTTTCTGCTTGAATCGGTGCAGGGAGGCGAGAAGTGGGGACGTTACTCGATCATTGGGCTTCCCTGCCGGGAGCGTATTGAGGTGCGGGGCCATGTGGTCCGTCATTTTCGCGATGACGAGCCGATTGGTGCGACCGAGGCGGAGGACCCACTCGAGTGGATCGACCAGTTTCGTACCCGATTTCGTGTGCCACCGCTGGAGCCCGAAATGCGCTTCAATGGTGGACTGGTCGGGTATTTCGGTTCCGAGACCATTCGTCTGATCGAGCCGCGTCTTCGGGGTGTCGAAAAGCCCGACCCCATCGATGTTCCCGATATTCTGTTGCTGGTCGCAGATGAGCTGGTGGTGTTCGACAACCTGTCAGGGCGTCTGACCCTGCTGGTGCATGCCGATCCCGAGACGCCCCGGGCCCTGGAGCGGGCGCATCAGCGTCTTGAGGCGCTTGAGCGAGCACTGCGTGATACGCCGCTCACCCATTACAGTCCTGGCACCGGTCGCGATAATGTCGCCGAGGATGATTTTTTCGCCAGTTTCTCCGAGCAGGGTTACAAGGATGCCGTCGAGCGTATCAAGGAATATGTGCGTGCCGGCGATGTCATGCAGTGCGTGCCTTCGCAGCGCATGACCACGCGCTATACGGCGCCGCCACTGGATCTCTATCGGGCATTGCGCAGTCTCAATCCTTCGCCTTACATGTTCTTCTTCAACCTGGGCGATCACCATGTCATTGGAGCTTCGCCGGAGATTCTGGCTCGGCTGGAAGGTGATCAGGTCACGCTGCGGCCGATTGCCGGTACCCGGCATCGAGGTCGTACCGAGGAGGAGGACAGGGCGCTCGAAGAAGATCTGCTCAATGATCCCAAGGAGCGGGCCGAGCATGTCATGCTGATTGATCTTGGCCGCAATGACGTTGGCCGCATTTCGGTGGATGGCACGGTGGATCTGACCGATACCATGACCATCGAACGTTATTCGCATGTCATGCATATCGTCTCCAACGTTACCGGTCAGCTCAAACCCGGGCTGGGTCCACTGGATGTGCTGCGGGCGACTTTCCCGGCAGGGACCCTTTCCGGTGCGCCCAAGATTCGGGCACTGGAAATCATCGATGAACTCGAGCCGGTCAAGCGTGGGGTTTATTCCGGTGCGGTGGGGTATCTCTCCTGGCAGGGCAACATGGATATGGCAATCGCCATTCGTACCGGCGTACTCAAGGATGGCGAACTGCATGTACAGGCAGGCGGGGGGATCGTGGCCGACTCTGATCCCGATGCCGAATGGCACGAGACGCTCAACAAGCGTCGTGCGCTGTTTCGTGCTGTCGCCATGGCTGAAAAGGGGCTCGATCACCTCGACTGA
- the trpC gene encoding indole-3-glycerol phosphate synthase TrpC, translating into MSELPTILQRIITRKHEEIEVRKREIDTATMRARAENAGRPRGFVTTLDTRILAGDPAIIAEIKKASPSKGVIRPDFDPVAIAQSYQAGGAACLSVLTDRDYFQGEEAYLAAARDACRLPVLRKDFMVDPWQVFEARAMGADCILLIVAALDDGRMRELHQLAHELGMDVLVEVHDQEELERALALNLTLVGINNRDLRTFETRLDTTFELLAHVPDNVTVVTESGIATHRDVQRMREQNVNAFLVGERFMREEEPGAALRELFFDSPAGSSTSFIS; encoded by the coding sequence ATGAGTGAACTGCCAACCATTCTGCAGCGCATCATTACTCGCAAGCATGAAGAGATTGAAGTACGCAAGCGAGAAATCGATACGGCTACAATGCGCGCACGCGCAGAAAATGCCGGTCGGCCACGTGGGTTCGTGACCACGCTGGATACCCGAATTCTCGCCGGCGATCCGGCCATCATTGCCGAAATCAAGAAGGCTTCTCCCTCGAAGGGCGTGATTCGTCCGGACTTCGATCCGGTTGCCATTGCGCAGAGTTACCAGGCAGGGGGCGCGGCCTGTCTATCAGTTTTGACCGACCGCGACTATTTTCAGGGGGAAGAGGCCTATCTTGCGGCAGCACGAGACGCATGTCGTCTGCCGGTGCTGCGCAAGGATTTCATGGTAGACCCGTGGCAGGTTTTCGAAGCTCGCGCCATGGGGGCCGACTGTATTCTACTGATCGTGGCGGCGCTGGATGATGGCCGTATGCGCGAACTTCATCAGCTGGCCCATGAGCTGGGCATGGATGTACTGGTGGAAGTGCATGATCAGGAAGAGCTCGAGCGTGCTCTGGCGCTGAATCTCACTCTGGTGGGCATCAATAACCGCGATCTGCGCACCTTTGAAACGCGTCTGGATACCACGTTCGAGCTGCTGGCTCACGTACCGGATAATGTCACGGTGGTCACCGAATCCGGCATTGCCACGCATCGTGACGTTCAGCGCATGCGTGAACAGAACGTCAATGCCTTCCTGGTCGGAGAGCGCTTCATGCGTGAGGAGGAGCCGGGTGCTGCCCTGCGTGAACTCTTCTTTGATTCACCCGCTGGTAGCAGCACATCTTTTATTTCCTGA